The Hymenobacter baengnokdamensis genome includes a region encoding these proteins:
- a CDS encoding GIN domain-containing protein, which produces MKKNISINLQGIIFHIEDDGFEVLSRYLQEVKAHFASYQGHEEIVADIEGRIAELFSARLSVNKQVITLQDVEEMTAKMGRVSDFQSSADEDEEAYAEPAAAGTGAGRAFAGGPTPTPADTEPRRLYRDLAHRKIAGVCAGLAQYFRVNPLLVRLIFLALVLLPNVFGVYDHIPGTGIFRHRFDFGGLALIAYVVLWIALPKRDDAPEPIDTLDFGGKLTGRKLFRDVDNGKVGGVSAGLAAYFQTDVVLVRVLFLIGLFLGGSTFIIYLILWAVVPEARTVSEKMQMRGDAVTLSGIDNNLRSNAFDGEVPPTPNRPLGTYLETAARGARPAVSFLGTLIRWAVGLLLIFWGGSWLFSVLMVLGASLSIIPFTAVEHTSNGFMFDDSFGALVRNLPPWGAIAGGLLLGIPGLGLLLLGLRLLLRRPILGRSASGVLLGLWLLGVVGSTAAGLQVARDFQAKDTYTTTVRLQPIAGPGIVLDSRNVEDHFQWVNLNLAPADSGVAPFVEEEFRARGRTEEAARLTAQQTINYNISQRDSTILFDQGTTLKSSAPFRDQKLTLTLHLPLDKIYRLTPLFIEHLDDNDFTSGHRPSRDRAYRARFTREGKFACLDCPASADNNDDDNGDSQDSDNDEVVNLGVNGSKMQVRVNTDGDNPTVHIHTEAAKFSTEPASYGSGRKTMNSPGNFTEVEVYGALRLVVRQGDSYKVEAAGRIEDLDKLRLDTNGDRLVVRQRGESSLLSGFSFSSHPMLVTVTMPRLERLNLSGACQSDISGFHDNSLHLEASGASTSRLNVTVPRLELDLSGACSADLSGRADELRIDGSGVCQIEALTLQTTRANVELAGMSHARIKATDELKVDLSGSSSVRYAGRPSRIEKDLSGSSSLEEVRD; this is translated from the coding sequence ATGAAAAAGAACATCAGCATCAACTTGCAGGGTATCATCTTTCATATTGAAGATGATGGCTTCGAAGTGCTTAGCCGCTACCTTCAGGAGGTGAAGGCGCACTTCGCCAGCTACCAGGGCCACGAAGAAATCGTGGCCGACATTGAGGGCCGCATTGCCGAGCTGTTTTCGGCGCGCCTCTCGGTTAATAAGCAGGTTATCACCCTGCAAGACGTGGAGGAAATGACCGCCAAGATGGGCCGGGTGAGCGACTTCCAGTCGTCGGCCGACGAGGATGAGGAAGCTTATGCCGAGCCGGCCGCCGCCGGCACTGGTGCCGGCCGCGCTTTTGCCGGTGGCCCCACTCCTACCCCGGCCGATACCGAGCCGCGCCGCCTCTACCGCGACCTGGCCCACCGTAAGATTGCGGGCGTGTGCGCCGGGCTGGCCCAGTACTTCCGGGTGAACCCACTGCTGGTGCGCCTCATTTTCCTGGCTTTGGTGCTGCTGCCCAACGTTTTCGGGGTTTATGACCACATTCCCGGCACCGGCATATTTCGCCACCGCTTCGACTTTGGCGGCCTGGCCCTCATCGCCTACGTAGTGCTGTGGATAGCCCTGCCCAAGCGCGACGATGCCCCCGAACCAATTGATACGCTGGATTTTGGCGGCAAGCTCACCGGCCGCAAGCTCTTCCGCGATGTCGACAACGGCAAGGTCGGCGGGGTATCGGCCGGACTGGCCGCGTATTTCCAGACCGACGTGGTGCTGGTGCGGGTACTCTTTCTGATTGGCTTGTTTCTGGGCGGCTCGACGTTTATCATCTACTTAATACTCTGGGCCGTGGTGCCCGAAGCCCGCACCGTATCGGAGAAGATGCAGATGCGCGGCGACGCCGTCACGCTCTCGGGCATTGATAATAACCTGCGCTCCAATGCTTTTGATGGCGAGGTTCCCCCAACCCCCAACCGCCCGCTGGGCACTTACCTCGAAACGGCGGCCCGGGGTGCCCGGCCGGCCGTGAGCTTCTTGGGCACACTCATTCGCTGGGCGGTGGGGTTGCTGCTGATTTTTTGGGGTGGCAGCTGGCTGTTCAGTGTACTCATGGTGCTGGGCGCTTCCCTGAGCATTATTCCCTTTACGGCCGTGGAGCACACCAGCAACGGCTTTATGTTTGATGACAGCTTTGGGGCGCTGGTGCGCAACCTGCCGCCCTGGGGCGCGATAGCCGGGGGGCTGCTGCTGGGCATCCCGGGCCTGGGGCTGCTGCTGCTGGGGCTGCGCTTGCTGCTGCGCCGGCCAATATTGGGCCGCTCGGCGAGTGGAGTATTGCTGGGCCTGTGGCTGCTGGGCGTGGTAGGCTCGACGGCCGCCGGCTTGCAGGTGGCCCGCGATTTTCAGGCCAAGGACACTTATACCACTACCGTGCGCCTACAACCCATCGCTGGCCCCGGCATCGTGCTGGATTCGCGCAACGTGGAAGACCATTTTCAATGGGTTAACCTGAACCTAGCCCCGGCCGACAGCGGTGTGGCACCTTTCGTAGAAGAAGAATTCCGCGCCCGGGGCCGCACTGAGGAAGCCGCCCGCCTCACGGCTCAGCAGACGATTAATTACAACATCAGCCAGCGCGATTCGACCATCCTTTTCGACCAGGGCACTACGCTGAAAAGCAGCGCTCCCTTCCGCGACCAGAAGCTGACCCTGACCCTGCACCTGCCCCTGGACAAAATCTACCGCCTCACGCCGCTCTTTATCGAACACCTTGATGATAATGACTTTACCAGCGGCCACCGCCCGAGCCGCGACCGTGCCTACCGCGCCCGCTTTACCCGCGAGGGCAAGTTTGCCTGCCTCGACTGCCCGGCCTCGGCCGACAACAATGACGACGACAATGGCGACAGCCAGGACAGCGACAACGATGAAGTGGTGAACCTGGGCGTAAACGGCAGCAAGATGCAGGTGCGCGTGAACACCGACGGCGACAACCCGACGGTGCACATCCACACGGAGGCAGCCAAATTCAGCACCGAGCCCGCCTCTTACGGCAGTGGCCGCAAGACCATGAACAGCCCCGGTAATTTTACGGAAGTAGAAGTATACGGCGCCCTGCGCCTGGTAGTGCGCCAGGGCGACAGCTATAAAGTAGAAGCCGCCGGCCGCATCGAAGACCTCGACAAGCTGCGCCTCGATACTAACGGCGACCGCCTGGTGGTGCGCCAGCGCGGCGAGAGCTCCCTGCTTTCGGGCTTTAGCTTCAGCAGTCATCCTATGCTTGTTACCGTCACGATGCCACGCCTGGAGCGCCTCAATCTGAGCGGGGCGTGCCAGTCAGATATCAGCGGCTTTCATGACAACAGCCTGCACCTCGAAGCCAGCGGCGCCTCCACCAGCCGGCTCAACGTAACTGTGCCCCGCCTCGAGCTGGACCTGTCGGGGGCCTGCTCGGCCGACCTGAGCGGCCGGGCCGACGAGCTGCGCATCGATGGCTCGGGCGTGTGCCAGATTGAGGCGCTGACGCTGCAAACCACCCGCGCCAACGTGGAACTGGCCGGCATGTCGCATGCCAGAATTAAAGCCACCGACGAGCTAAAAGTAGACCTCAGCGGCAGCAGCAGCGTGCGCTACGCTGGCCGGCCCAGCCGCATCGAAAAAGACCTCAGCGGTAGTAGCTCGCTCGAAGAAGTGCGGGACTAG
- a CDS encoding PadR family transcriptional regulator, with translation MKLENTQVQMRKGILEFCILEIIGRGEAYASDMLEELTQARMIVVEGTLYPLLTRLKNAALLDYVWKESTSGPPRKYYTLTEAGRQFLEELRQTWEEMALSVGIIRQPRRTT, from the coding sequence ATGAAACTAGAGAACACCCAGGTGCAGATGCGCAAAGGCATCCTCGAATTCTGCATCTTGGAGATTATTGGCCGCGGGGAGGCCTACGCCAGCGACATGCTGGAGGAGCTGACCCAGGCCCGCATGATAGTGGTAGAGGGCACCCTCTACCCACTGCTCACGCGCCTCAAGAATGCCGCGCTGCTCGACTACGTCTGGAAGGAGTCAACCTCCGGCCCGCCCCGCAAATACTACACGCTTACGGAGGCCGGCCGCCAGTTTCTGGAGGAGCTGCGCCAGACGTGGGAAGAGATGGCCCTCTCGGTGGGCATTATCCGCCAGCCCCGTCGCACTACCTAA
- a CDS encoding putative type IX sorting system protein PorV2: protein MLQLFANCRPWVALLGLSVWLGLAAAPAMAQTSAPKYSDEFLNLGAGARSLGMGKVQVSLATDATAGYWNPAGLTAVTARYDGVLMHSELFSGVVKNDYAAFAMPLDDKSAIGVTLLRSGVDNIADTRALINEYGYIQYDKITYFSVADYALLLSYARKLGPEGLSVGGSGKLIYRNVGSFANAYGFGVDVGLQYNHKGWRLGLMARDITTTFNAWSIDADKFKANAIPGEAIPTNSTELTLPRLVLGAGRQFKLPAQFTALVAADLEATTDGQRNTLISAKPVSVDPRVGVEVGYRSLVFLRGGAGNYQKIQNFDLQQQWKGQYSLGAGVAINGLRVDLALSRLAVENQGSTSQTNSLIVSLGYGLGSRATGMPMIN from the coding sequence ATGCTCCAACTTTTCGCCAATTGCCGCCCGTGGGTGGCTCTACTAGGGCTGAGTGTATGGCTGGGCCTGGCTGCCGCGCCGGCTATGGCCCAAACCAGCGCCCCCAAGTACAGCGACGAATTCCTTAACCTGGGCGCCGGTGCCCGCTCGCTGGGCATGGGCAAAGTGCAGGTGAGCCTGGCTACCGATGCCACTGCCGGCTACTGGAACCCCGCCGGCCTTACCGCTGTCACGGCCAGGTACGACGGCGTGCTGATGCACTCGGAGCTGTTTTCGGGGGTGGTAAAAAACGACTACGCGGCCTTTGCTATGCCGCTCGACGATAAAAGCGCCATTGGGGTAACCCTGCTGCGCTCGGGCGTCGATAACATCGCCGATACCCGGGCGCTCATCAACGAGTACGGGTATATTCAATACGACAAGATTACGTATTTCTCGGTGGCCGACTACGCGCTCCTGCTTTCCTACGCCCGCAAGCTGGGGCCCGAAGGCCTGAGCGTGGGCGGCAGCGGCAAACTCATCTACCGCAACGTGGGCAGCTTTGCCAATGCCTACGGCTTTGGGGTAGATGTGGGCTTGCAGTACAACCACAAGGGCTGGCGCCTGGGCCTGATGGCCCGCGATATCACCACTACCTTCAACGCCTGGAGCATTGATGCCGATAAGTTTAAGGCCAATGCGATACCAGGTGAGGCTATTCCGACCAACAGCACCGAGCTAACGCTGCCGCGCCTGGTGCTGGGGGCGGGCCGGCAGTTTAAGCTGCCGGCCCAGTTTACGGCCCTGGTGGCTGCCGACCTCGAAGCCACTACCGATGGCCAGCGCAACACGCTTATTTCGGCCAAGCCCGTGAGCGTTGACCCACGCGTGGGGGTTGAGGTAGGCTACCGCAGCCTGGTATTTCTGCGGGGTGGGGCCGGCAACTATCAGAAAATCCAGAACTTTGACTTGCAGCAGCAGTGGAAGGGCCAGTACAGCCTGGGTGCGGGCGTCGCCATCAATGGCTTGCGCGTAGACCTGGCTTTGTCGCGCCTGGCTGTCGAAAACCAGGGCTCTACCTCCCAAACCAACTCGCTTATCGTGAGCTTGGGCTACGGCCTGGGCAGCCGGGCCACGGGCATGCCGATGATAAATTAA
- the porU2 gene encoding putative type IX secretion system sortase PorU2: protein MKKRYSAAGQHMLRALRVCLLLLAVLGGQAAQAQSGRYGNEWIVQGQAYYKFKVWRNGLYRLDYAYLSKLSGLGGVAPTQLQLWRRGKEVAVYQGGNSATLDNTTYLEFYGQRNDGRLDSALYKKPSDQAHPFYSFFTDTATYFLTWSNARLGKRMAQPVVAGGTPHAWRIQAVRTVYYDSYMEAPDTDYNTCLPWLERGEGFFGSYGNTTAKNDSLLRAVVTDPASPLPTAEVLVAGASVPSHANGYHTTSLGVLQPGTTTVRPLSILSYPNFSAARARYTLQRSDISSAGIVQVNGSVLNQGTGPVYDAFRYGYLRLTAPQENRWFSDRRSLWFQNDSLLGGPATYEIDNIPATVNGYDIQDPWNVQRIAPTAAQTLGSTARRFVFPNATAASTRQLLLADGAQPLVPPAPQPVHFRTINPAKPNFIIITHPKLMKAAGSEPNAARAYANYRASAAGGGYDTLMVTAPLLYDQFHYGERSLMGLRHFALWLAANSPTRTQYLLLLGKALAPDTRADNPGDPIPTTTLGASTYSTTRILGDLGQDLVPTSSRASSDNILSSDWQHDNYVPRLPTGRVAATTPQDVMAYLNKLKEHEALGPEDWRKNVVHLVGGANASDFAEFAGYLNIYKQQIQRPLFGGTVTTYQKSGILPTSINISDQVNNGLSLISYFGHGSINSVDLNIGNINDPVSNYHNAGRYPVMMYDGCEVGQCFVVASTFGNDWMLAPSKGAVGLLSQTDLSFAYLLHPAQQKLHELLFNNPTWFGRPVAEVRAEVVRQLQNLTPFLHNPAGAVDLLATLWQGDPALRLYAPVAPDFIANGVTISPNPVAATASSFQLIVSVSNPGRITFDPIEIRVTRTYSAQNGRKPDTFFATVRQAWQRDTTYTITIPNSGNVFGDNKFLVELDYQNKVAELNENNNSASLIYTFLEGGVTLLTPTEFAIVPTTTPRLVAQSNDLAGTTRGYDFQVDSVATFDSKGLRSKLNVQAAVVASWTPTGADELKPAAGRDSVVWYWRARFTTPGPQEDGNWKVSSFRVITKAVADGWSQSHNGQFNRDQLQGVAVATPGNQWTFPTQQQQLTLRTVGGGPYRACPPSISRVATVSSPTRCSLRALIVPSNHPTW, encoded by the coding sequence ATGAAAAAAAGATACTCAGCTGCCGGGCAGCACATGCTTCGGGCCCTGCGCGTTTGCCTGCTGCTGTTGGCCGTGCTGGGCGGGCAGGCGGCGCAGGCGCAGTCGGGCCGCTACGGCAACGAGTGGATAGTGCAGGGCCAGGCTTACTACAAGTTTAAGGTATGGCGCAACGGGCTTTATCGCCTCGACTACGCTTACCTGAGCAAGCTCAGCGGCCTGGGCGGCGTGGCCCCCACGCAGCTCCAGCTGTGGCGGCGGGGCAAGGAGGTAGCGGTTTACCAGGGTGGCAATTCGGCTACGCTGGATAATACCACGTACCTGGAATTTTATGGCCAGCGCAACGACGGGCGGCTGGACAGTGCCTTATATAAGAAACCCAGCGACCAGGCCCATCCATTCTATAGCTTCTTTACCGATACGGCTACCTATTTTCTGACCTGGAGCAATGCCCGCCTGGGCAAGCGCATGGCTCAGCCGGTGGTAGCGGGTGGCACGCCGCATGCTTGGCGCATTCAGGCGGTGCGCACCGTGTATTATGACAGCTACATGGAGGCCCCCGATACCGATTATAATACCTGCCTGCCGTGGCTGGAAAGGGGAGAAGGCTTTTTTGGGTCCTACGGCAATACCACGGCTAAAAACGACAGCCTGCTGCGAGCGGTAGTAACCGACCCGGCCTCGCCGCTGCCCACTGCCGAAGTGCTGGTAGCGGGGGCCAGCGTGCCCAGCCACGCCAATGGCTACCATACTACCAGCCTGGGCGTGCTGCAACCGGGTACGACTACTGTGCGGCCCCTATCAATACTGAGTTACCCGAATTTCAGCGCTGCCCGGGCGCGCTATACGCTGCAGCGCAGTGACATCAGCAGCGCGGGAATTGTTCAGGTAAACGGCAGCGTGCTTAATCAGGGTACGGGGCCGGTGTACGATGCCTTTCGCTACGGCTACCTGCGCCTGACGGCCCCGCAGGAAAACCGCTGGTTTAGCGACCGCCGCAGCCTGTGGTTTCAAAACGATTCACTTTTGGGAGGGCCGGCTACCTATGAGATTGATAATATTCCGGCCACGGTAAACGGCTACGATATTCAGGACCCCTGGAACGTGCAGCGCATTGCGCCCACTGCCGCCCAAACGCTGGGCAGCACGGCCCGCCGCTTTGTGTTTCCGAACGCTACGGCGGCGAGCACGCGCCAGCTGCTGCTGGCCGACGGGGCGCAGCCGCTGGTGCCGCCTGCCCCGCAGCCGGTACACTTTCGCACTATAAATCCGGCCAAACCCAATTTCATCATTATCACCCACCCCAAGCTGATGAAGGCGGCGGGCAGCGAGCCTAATGCGGCGCGGGCCTATGCCAACTACCGGGCCTCGGCCGCGGGCGGCGGCTACGATACGCTGATGGTGACGGCCCCGCTGCTCTACGACCAGTTTCACTACGGCGAGCGCTCACTTATGGGCCTGCGTCACTTTGCCCTCTGGCTGGCGGCCAACAGCCCCACCCGGACGCAGTACCTGCTGCTGCTGGGCAAGGCGCTGGCACCAGACACGCGCGCCGATAACCCCGGCGACCCCATTCCGACCACCACGCTGGGGGCATCAACGTACAGCACTACGCGCATACTGGGTGATTTGGGCCAGGACCTAGTGCCGACCTCATCGCGCGCGTCTTCCGATAACATTTTATCCAGCGACTGGCAGCACGACAACTACGTGCCGCGCCTGCCTACCGGGCGCGTAGCGGCCACCACTCCGCAGGATGTGATGGCGTATCTGAATAAGCTGAAAGAGCACGAGGCCCTGGGGCCCGAGGACTGGCGCAAGAATGTCGTGCATCTGGTAGGCGGCGCGAATGCGAGCGACTTTGCCGAGTTTGCCGGATACCTTAATATCTATAAGCAGCAGATTCAGCGGCCCCTGTTTGGCGGCACGGTTACTACCTACCAGAAATCTGGTATTCTACCTACCAGTATTAATATATCGGACCAGGTAAATAACGGCCTGTCGCTTATCTCGTACTTCGGGCACGGCTCCATCAACTCGGTTGACCTCAACATCGGCAACATCAACGACCCGGTCAGCAACTACCACAATGCCGGCCGCTACCCGGTAATGATGTACGATGGCTGTGAGGTGGGGCAGTGCTTTGTAGTGGCCAGCACCTTTGGCAACGACTGGATGCTGGCCCCCAGCAAAGGAGCCGTGGGCCTGCTCTCGCAAACCGACTTGTCATTTGCCTACCTGCTGCACCCGGCGCAGCAGAAGCTGCACGAGCTGCTCTTTAATAATCCCACCTGGTTTGGGCGGCCCGTCGCCGAAGTGCGGGCGGAAGTCGTGCGTCAGCTGCAAAATTTAACCCCCTTTTTGCATAACCCCGCCGGTGCCGTCGACCTGCTGGCCACGCTCTGGCAGGGCGACCCGGCCCTGCGCCTCTACGCGCCCGTCGCGCCCGATTTTATTGCCAATGGCGTTACCATCTCGCCCAACCCGGTGGCCGCCACGGCCAGCAGCTTCCAGCTGATAGTTTCGGTGAGTAACCCTGGTCGCATCACCTTCGACCCTATCGAGATACGCGTTACCCGCACCTACTCGGCTCAGAATGGCCGCAAGCCCGATACTTTCTTTGCAACCGTGCGCCAGGCCTGGCAGCGCGATACCACCTATACCATTACTATTCCCAACTCGGGCAATGTATTTGGCGACAACAAGTTTTTGGTTGAGCTCGATTACCAGAATAAGGTGGCTGAGCTTAACGAAAACAACAACTCGGCTTCGCTTATCTATACCTTTCTGGAGGGCGGCGTAACCCTGCTGACGCCCACCGAGTTTGCCATTGTGCCAACTACCACCCCCCGCCTGGTTGCCCAAAGCAACGACCTGGCGGGTACCACGCGGGGCTACGACTTTCAGGTCGACTCGGTAGCTACCTTCGATAGCAAGGGCCTGAGAAGCAAGCTGAATGTGCAGGCCGCCGTAGTAGCCAGCTGGACGCCCACCGGGGCTGATGAGCTGAAGCCCGCGGCCGGCCGCGATTCGGTGGTGTGGTATTGGCGCGCGCGCTTTACTACGCCTGGCCCTCAGGAAGATGGCAATTGGAAAGTCAGCTCGTTCCGGGTGATAACCAAGGCCGTGGCCGATGGCTGGTCGCAGAGCCACAACGGACAGTTTAACCGCGACCAGCTGCAGGGCGTAGCCGTTGCGACACCTGGCAACCAGTGGACTTTTCCCACGCAGCAGCAGCAGCTAACGCTGCGTACGGTGGGCGGGGGGCCGTATCGGGCGTGCCCACCTTCAATATCAAGAGTGGCTACGGTATCATCACCGACCCGCTGCAGCCTCCGGGCATTGATTGTGCCATCCAATCACCCAACCTGGTAA
- a CDS encoding interleukin-like EMT inducer domain-containing protein, translating into MPTFNIKSGYGIITDPLQPPGIDCAIQSPNLVIAVLDEHSLQRLNITQGGPYLTCGLPTQPFYHFAGTSDTLDNLNNSVVRQNQLKTFLSNVPDGAYVAIISINRLRYASLLPILGSSFSTLLGSKLITQLKNGDPWALVAQKRASGGRLIQEAGPDRTQPLPAYSQGVEFTTQLTTPGQAGTITSTLIGPAQQWQTLFNVIKPVTPTAHYTLQLVGIDANNKATVLNANVKTKNLDLTGYSATTYPYMQLQLSLRDSVNRVPPQLRQWLITYKGVPEGVVRRDLVAAIKYDSTTLRNQAATGKLNFPVRFDNVSSDAFANPLQLQVELLNATTGLPVASTKKLIPFPHVPAPYDTATVNVTMDVTGVFGHLIPHIFVNPQLQPELYYFNNELRLNAFTVRDNSVPPTLDVAFDGRHILDGELVSSRPVIDIQLKDADKLRLIKDASAFTLFLQKDGQTAVPVDVNGASVQFSVDVSSGSLAKLEYRPGLSKPLDDGLYTLRVQGRNASNSAAGTQDYQVRFQVIGASMISNVFPYPNPVTSKAKFVFTLTGNELPRNMKIQIMTLTGRVVREIFMSELGALHIGNNVTDYAWDGTDQYGDRLANGTYLYRVSIDDPTGEYKKFSTAGDQAFKNDWGKLVLLR; encoded by the coding sequence GTGCCCACCTTCAATATCAAGAGTGGCTACGGTATCATCACCGACCCGCTGCAGCCTCCGGGCATTGATTGTGCCATCCAATCACCCAACCTGGTAATAGCCGTGCTCGACGAGCATTCGCTGCAGCGCCTCAACATTACCCAGGGTGGGCCTTACCTGACCTGCGGGCTGCCAACTCAACCCTTCTATCATTTTGCAGGGACTAGCGATACGCTCGACAACCTTAACAACAGCGTGGTCCGCCAGAATCAGCTTAAAACCTTCCTGAGCAATGTGCCCGATGGTGCCTACGTGGCTATTATCAGCATCAACCGGCTGCGGTATGCCAGCCTGCTGCCCATCCTGGGCAGCTCGTTTAGCACCCTGCTCGGCAGCAAGCTGATAACCCAGCTCAAAAATGGCGACCCCTGGGCCCTGGTAGCCCAAAAGCGGGCCAGCGGCGGCCGGCTAATTCAGGAGGCGGGCCCCGACCGCACTCAGCCGCTGCCGGCTTACAGCCAAGGCGTGGAGTTTACGACGCAGCTTACCACGCCTGGCCAGGCGGGGACAATTACGAGCACGCTCATTGGCCCGGCCCAGCAGTGGCAAACGCTGTTTAACGTGATAAAGCCGGTAACGCCGACGGCCCACTACACCTTGCAGCTGGTGGGCATTGATGCCAACAACAAAGCCACGGTGCTCAATGCCAACGTGAAGACGAAGAACCTGGACCTAACGGGCTACTCGGCTACCACGTATCCGTATATGCAGCTGCAGCTATCGCTGCGCGATTCGGTAAACCGGGTGCCGCCGCAGCTCAGGCAGTGGCTTATTACCTATAAAGGGGTGCCCGAAGGGGTTGTACGCCGCGACCTGGTGGCCGCTATCAAGTACGACTCTACCACCCTGCGCAACCAGGCCGCTACGGGCAAGCTCAACTTCCCCGTGAGGTTCGACAACGTGTCGTCGGATGCGTTTGCCAATCCGCTCCAGCTCCAGGTGGAGCTTCTGAATGCGACCACCGGCCTGCCCGTGGCCAGTACCAAAAAGCTCATTCCGTTTCCGCATGTACCGGCCCCTTACGACACGGCTACGGTGAATGTGACGATGGACGTAACCGGCGTGTTCGGCCACCTTATTCCGCATATATTCGTCAATCCTCAGCTGCAGCCGGAGCTCTATTACTTTAATAATGAGCTGCGACTGAATGCCTTTACGGTGCGCGATAACAGCGTGCCGCCCACCCTCGATGTCGCCTTTGATGGCCGTCATATTCTGGATGGCGAGCTGGTATCGTCGCGCCCGGTCATCGATATTCAGCTGAAGGATGCCGATAAGCTGCGGCTCATCAAGGATGCCTCGGCCTTTACGCTGTTTTTGCAGAAGGACGGCCAAACTGCCGTGCCAGTCGATGTGAATGGGGCTTCGGTGCAGTTCAGCGTCGATGTCTCGTCGGGCAGCCTGGCTAAGCTGGAGTACCGGCCCGGCCTGAGCAAGCCCCTCGACGATGGCCTGTACACGCTGCGGGTGCAAGGGCGCAACGCCTCGAACTCGGCCGCCGGCACCCAGGATTACCAGGTAAGGTTTCAGGTAATAGGTGCCTCCATGATTTCCAACGTGTTTCCGTACCCGAACCCGGTCACGAGCAAGGCGAAATTTGTGTTTACGCTGACCGGAAATGAGCTCCCCCGCAACATGAAAATCCAGATTATGACCCTCACGGGCCGCGTGGTGCGCGAGATTTTTATGAGTGAGCTGGGCGCGCTGCACATCGGCAATAACGTAACCGACTATGCCTGGGACGGCACCGACCAGTACGGCGACCGCCTGGCCAACGGCACCTACCTCTACCGGGTGTCTATCGACGACCCTACCGGCGAGTATAAGAAGTTCAGCACGGCCGGCGACCAGGCCTTCAAAAACGACTGGGGCAAGCTCGTGCTGCTGCGCTAA
- a CDS encoding acyltransferase family protein, with the protein MPASQWRVSEKSISPVPGRLEFLDGLRGFAALVVIAHHYSAAFYPTSMTGMANTAHLPGRWETWFAGSPVHVLLNFRVCFFFVLSGLVLAASTAHAPRGWRTLLAQLVRRYVRLGLPVAVSVAMGYALLRVHGFYNEQAAAATGAAWFGSFWHVVPALAQWVRDMLFGVMVQGEALYNPVLWTMMVEWFGSLLVLGLLAFAGGLSWRLALYAALALGITLSRLDFYYVGFLLGLGLFDIYRQGWVARLAARTRRRLIVGLLLVAFFTTSHPQVYYAAPMHAAYVWLALPGVGAGRTVDIYHTLGAAALLAAVLLSGRLRQLTMAPWLRRVGRRAFALYLTHFLVLGTVSAWLFLWLRGFFSYHASFGLMLVSSGLVLAGSAELFYRWVDRPSHAAARWLGRWVGAKLASAAAPTAVPAPASRIKY; encoded by the coding sequence ATGCCTGCTAGCCAGTGGCGTGTTTCTGAAAAAAGTATTTCCCCGGTGCCGGGGCGGCTTGAGTTTCTGGATGGCCTGCGTGGGTTCGCGGCGCTGGTCGTTATCGCTCACCACTATTCGGCCGCTTTTTACCCCACCAGCATGACGGGTATGGCCAACACGGCGCACCTGCCGGGCAGGTGGGAAACCTGGTTTGCCGGCTCTCCGGTGCATGTGCTGCTCAACTTTCGGGTGTGCTTCTTCTTTGTGCTAAGCGGACTGGTGCTGGCGGCTTCGACAGCCCACGCGCCGCGGGGGTGGCGCACCTTGCTGGCGCAGCTGGTGCGGCGCTACGTGCGCCTGGGTCTTCCGGTAGCTGTCAGCGTGGCAATGGGCTATGCGCTGTTGCGGGTGCATGGCTTCTACAATGAGCAGGCCGCCGCCGCTACCGGGGCGGCCTGGTTTGGCTCGTTCTGGCACGTGGTGCCGGCGCTGGCCCAGTGGGTGCGCGACATGCTGTTTGGAGTAATGGTGCAGGGGGAGGCCCTCTATAACCCCGTGCTGTGGACAATGATGGTGGAGTGGTTTGGCTCGCTGCTGGTGCTGGGTCTGCTGGCTTTTGCCGGTGGGCTTTCGTGGCGGCTGGCCCTGTATGCTGCGCTGGCGCTGGGCATTACCCTGAGCCGACTCGACTTTTACTACGTGGGCTTTCTGCTGGGGCTGGGGCTTTTCGATATTTACCGGCAGGGGTGGGTGGCCCGCTTGGCTGCCCGGACGCGCCGAAGGCTGATTGTGGGCTTACTGCTGGTGGCTTTTTTTACTACCAGCCACCCCCAGGTGTACTACGCCGCGCCCATGCACGCAGCCTATGTGTGGCTGGCGCTACCTGGTGTGGGGGCGGGCCGCACGGTCGATATCTACCACACGCTTGGCGCCGCAGCGCTGCTGGCGGCCGTGCTGCTCTCGGGCCGGCTGCGCCAGCTCACGATGGCACCCTGGCTGCGCCGGGTAGGCCGGCGGGCCTTTGCCCTGTATCTGACCCATTTTCTGGTGCTTGGGACAGTTTCGGCGTGGTTGTTCTTGTGGCTGCGCGGGTTTTTTTCCTATCATGCCAGCTTCGGGCTGATGCTGGTATCGTCGGGGCTGGTGCTGGCTGGCAGTGCCGAGCTTTTTTACCGGTGGGTCGACAGGCCCAGCCACGCGGCAGCCCGCTGGCTTGGGCGCTGGGTAGGAGCCAAGCTGGCTTCTGCCGCCGCGCCCACTGCCGTTCCCGCGCCGGCGAGCCGGATAAAGTATTAG